The following are encoded in a window of Novosphingobium sp. THN1 genomic DNA:
- a CDS encoding CHRD domain-containing protein — MKHADVAAMTAMIALAAGATSPAVAKPVTLVATLGGAAETAGGDPDGMGGFKADADDETGDFCFTLWADKIAKPTMAHVHEGTAGNDGKPVATIDVTGKDSDDCIAMEPELLKRIVAAPGGYYVNVHTADFPKGAVRGQLEVK, encoded by the coding sequence ATGAAGCATGCAGACGTCGCAGCGATGACCGCTATGATTGCCCTGGCCGCAGGAGCGACCAGCCCGGCTGTGGCCAAGCCGGTAACACTCGTCGCCACGCTTGGCGGCGCTGCCGAGACGGCGGGCGGCGATCCCGATGGCATGGGCGGCTTCAAGGCCGACGCCGATGACGAGACTGGCGATTTCTGCTTTACCTTGTGGGCCGACAAGATCGCCAAGCCGACCATGGCCCACGTCCATGAAGGCACTGCCGGCAACGACGGCAAGCCAGTCGCCACGATCGACGTGACCGGCAAGGACAGCGACGATTGCATCGCGATGGAACCTGAACTTCTCAAGAGGATCGTCGCTGCGCCGGGAGGGTACTACGTCAATGTCCATACCGCCGATTTCCCGAAGGGTGCGGTGCGGGGGCAGCTTGAGGTGAAGTGA
- a CDS encoding TadE/TadG family type IV pilus assembly protein, translating into MLRTVSAKLGRCAKRLARDRSGVSVVEFAIITPFILSIALYGLEVAYMNSVDMKISEIALSLADNASRIGQTDNSVVTPTVSEGDINEVMRGAQEQAAGLDFAARGRIILSSLERDAATGKQYIRWQRCYGRLSRQSAYGNDSTRNGLNGTALAGMGSGPTKITASANSAVMFVEVYYQHQGLMGDLFVDNPVMRKEGAFLIRDNRNLTPGVTGTGGAYPCG; encoded by the coding sequence ATGCTGAGGACAGTTTCCGCCAAACTAGGCCGTTGTGCCAAACGTCTCGCTCGGGATCGCTCGGGCGTTTCCGTTGTCGAGTTCGCGATCATCACGCCGTTCATCCTGTCGATCGCGCTCTACGGGCTCGAAGTGGCCTACATGAACTCTGTCGACATGAAGATCAGCGAGATCGCGCTCTCGCTGGCGGACAATGCTTCGCGCATCGGGCAGACTGACAACAGCGTGGTCACGCCGACAGTCAGTGAAGGCGATATCAACGAGGTCATGCGTGGCGCGCAGGAGCAGGCAGCAGGCCTTGATTTCGCGGCCCGGGGCAGGATCATTCTCTCAAGCCTTGAACGCGATGCCGCAACGGGGAAGCAGTACATCCGCTGGCAGCGCTGCTACGGGCGGCTATCGCGGCAATCCGCTTATGGCAATGACAGCACGCGCAACGGGTTGAACGGTACGGCGCTGGCCGGAATGGGAAGCGGGCCGACCAAGATCACGGCGTCGGCCAACAGCGCGGTGATGTTTGTCGAAGTCTACTATCAGCATCAGGGGCTGATGGGTGATCTGTTCGTCGACAATCCCGTGATGCGCAAGGAGGGAGCATTTCTGATCCGCGACAACCGCAACCTCACGCCGGGGGTTACCGGAACAGGCGGGGCCTATCCCTGTGGCTGA
- a CDS encoding TadE/TadG family type IV pilus assembly protein, with amino-acid sequence MKKLLTLHGENGGVTTIEFAFVAPAFLLALVGCLDLGQMVYAKGVLDGAVEKAARDSTLETGDTSVADAKVISAMRPIVPGAQVTSTRKSYYDFARTNKGEPLDDKNGDGACSPGEGYTDENGNGSWDEDLGRSGNGGANDVIVYTVRVQYDPVFAVPIVPLDWSRREITAIAVKRNQPFALQDGSYGSTPRVC; translated from the coding sequence ATGAAGAAACTTCTTACACTGCACGGCGAGAACGGCGGCGTCACCACCATCGAGTTCGCGTTTGTGGCTCCGGCGTTCCTGCTGGCGCTGGTGGGTTGCCTCGACCTTGGCCAAATGGTTTACGCCAAAGGTGTCCTGGATGGCGCGGTCGAGAAGGCTGCACGCGATTCCACGCTGGAGACCGGCGACACCTCCGTTGCCGACGCCAAGGTGATCAGCGCCATGCGGCCGATCGTGCCCGGCGCGCAGGTGACTTCCACCCGAAAGAGCTATTACGACTTTGCCCGCACCAACAAGGGCGAGCCGCTAGACGACAAGAACGGCGATGGGGCGTGCTCGCCGGGCGAGGGGTATACGGACGAGAACGGCAACGGATCGTGGGACGAAGACCTGGGGCGGTCCGGCAATGGCGGCGCGAACGATGTGATCGTCTATACGGTGCGGGTGCAATACGATCCCGTGTTCGCCGTGCCCATCGTGCCGCTTGACTGGAGCCGGCGCGAGATCACCGCCATTGCTGTGAAGCGCAACCAGCCTTTCGCTCTGCAGGACGGCAGCTACGGCTCGACTCCGCGCGTATGCTGA
- a CDS encoding TadE/TadG family type IV pilus assembly protein: MARFIRRLFASTGGSVLPIAAASVPVIVALIGGGLDINRVYKARNRLQTACDAGTLAGRRAVTTNGYDTAARNQANAYFNTNFVEGELGATGTTFTTASANNGNLISGTASTTVQTAVMNLLGVETIPVSVACSATMGVGNSDITMVLDTTGSMGNTLSGTSQTRIQALRVAMKNFYDTVATATQGSNARIRYSFVPYSSSVNVGRLIYNLDPAYLADTWQIQSREPVYNTITEQVFTGWAAPVNTSEQTYSTEIVGSTSQYSSTNYTSQANCNNARPADLAWANNGNATTSSSTVTNGSGQQVVTTTTTQPQRKTTYLCQQTNNNRWRVFSFNTTRNYIMRSYATSDPIYETRTRQEFASWAYKEVSVDTSVYKTFAAVSKPNGTSGAAASYTWGGCIEERESDATDSISYSSSDGMSPSTALDLNVDMVPDDDPDTKWGPMWPELAYYRTVSNWQGTFLTNAVQTSQGSRATSKCPYQAQLLSTMNQSAFYSYADSLIADGSTYHDLGMLWGLRLSSPQGPWADTVNIAPTNGGKVSRHIIFMTDGLMEPSNTIQSSYGIEWHDRRVTDDGVSNQAARHTLRFRALCDNAKDKGFRVWVIAFASSLTSDLTYCASSNSSFLATNATQLNSAFQEIAKNVGELRVYQ, encoded by the coding sequence ATGGCGAGGTTCATCAGAAGGCTTTTTGCGAGCACTGGCGGCAGCGTTCTGCCGATCGCTGCTGCCAGCGTGCCGGTCATCGTCGCGCTGATCGGCGGCGGGCTTGATATCAACCGGGTCTACAAGGCGCGCAACCGGCTGCAGACGGCTTGTGATGCTGGCACACTCGCCGGACGACGCGCCGTTACGACCAACGGCTATGACACGGCCGCGCGGAATCAGGCAAACGCCTACTTCAATACCAACTTCGTGGAAGGTGAGCTTGGTGCGACCGGGACAACATTCACCACGGCATCGGCCAACAACGGCAATCTGATCTCGGGCACGGCTTCGACGACGGTTCAGACGGCAGTGATGAACCTGCTGGGCGTGGAAACGATCCCGGTCAGTGTGGCCTGCAGCGCCACGATGGGCGTGGGCAACAGCGACATTACCATGGTGCTCGATACCACCGGCTCCATGGGCAACACGCTGTCCGGCACCAGCCAGACCCGCATCCAGGCGCTGCGCGTGGCAATGAAGAACTTCTACGATACGGTTGCCACGGCCACGCAAGGTTCGAACGCACGCATCCGATATTCGTTTGTACCCTACAGCTCGTCGGTGAACGTCGGGCGCCTGATCTATAATCTGGACCCGGCTTATCTGGCCGACACGTGGCAAATCCAGTCCCGCGAACCAGTTTACAATACCATTACCGAGCAGGTTTTCACAGGCTGGGCTGCACCGGTCAACACCAGCGAACAGACCTATTCGACCGAGATTGTCGGCAGCACCTCACAGTACAGTTCAACGAACTACACCTCGCAAGCAAATTGCAACAATGCGCGCCCTGCCGACCTCGCATGGGCCAACAATGGCAATGCCACGACCAGCAGCTCGACCGTCACCAATGGCAGCGGACAGCAGGTCGTGACCACGACGACGACGCAGCCGCAACGCAAGACGACTTACCTTTGCCAGCAGACCAACAACAATCGCTGGCGGGTGTTCTCGTTCAACACCACCCGCAACTACATCATGCGCAGCTATGCCACCTCCGATCCCATCTACGAGACACGTACCCGCCAGGAGTTTGCCAGCTGGGCGTACAAGGAAGTCAGCGTAGATACGAGCGTCTACAAGACCTTCGCAGCCGTCAGCAAACCCAACGGCACCAGCGGCGCGGCAGCAAGCTATACCTGGGGCGGCTGCATCGAGGAGCGCGAGAGCGACGCTACAGACAGCATCAGCTATTCGAGTTCTGACGGCATGTCGCCGTCTACCGCGCTTGACCTCAATGTTGACATGGTGCCGGACGACGACCCCGACACGAAGTGGGGGCCGATGTGGCCCGAGCTTGCCTATTATCGGACAGTATCTAACTGGCAGGGTACATTCCTGACCAACGCGGTGCAGACTTCCCAAGGTAGCCGAGCTACTTCCAAGTGCCCTTACCAAGCGCAACTGCTGTCAACGATGAACCAGTCGGCGTTTTATTCCTATGCGGACTCGTTGATCGCAGACGGATCAACTTATCATGACCTTGGCATGCTGTGGGGACTGCGGCTGAGCTCGCCGCAGGGGCCGTGGGCAGACACCGTGAACATTGCGCCCACCAACGGTGGCAAGGTTTCGCGCCACATCATCTTCATGACCGACGGGCTGATGGAGCCGAGCAACACGATCCAGTCGAGCTATGGCATAGAATGGCACGACCGCAGGGTGACCGACGATGGCGTGAGCAATCAGGCGGCCCGGCACACGCTGCGCTTCCGCGCCCTTTGCGATAACGCCAAGGACAAGGGGTTCCGCGTGTGGGTTATCGCCTTCGCTTCGAGCCTCACTTCGGACCTGACCTACTGCGCATCGAGCAACAGCTCGTTTCTGGCCACCAACGCTACACAGCTGAACAGCGCCTTTCAGGAAATCGCGAAGAACGTGGGCGAATTGCGGGTGTATCAATGA
- a CDS encoding CaiB/BaiF CoA-transferase family protein, whose translation MRLTEGTGQVAENPVLLEGIRVVDLTTVVFGPYATQIMADLGADVIKVEAPGIGDAFRWSARAAVTPGMAPAWMALNRGKKSVALDLKDEADRAIMLKLLRDADVFVVNVRGKALERIGLDYEAVKAVNPGLIYVHCVGFGQDGPYADLQAYDDVIQAATGTATLLPRVDGNPRPRYLPSLIADKVAGLHAAYAAMAAIVHKQRTGEGQRVEVPMFEVFSSFMLLEHLGGKTFDPPNGPAGYARQIDPDRQPFPTADGWISIVAYTDDAWIRIFALLGQPDFLDQEHLSTPQLRLKAQPELYQAIARFTPALPTAEILARCHAAQIPAQAVRDLADVMDDPHLQETGFFRRRQHPVEGAYFEQAAPVRFAVSGNGKPALFPPVAGANSEEVRVHGWQAFSATKDG comes from the coding sequence TTGCGTTTGACTGAAGGGACAGGGCAGGTGGCGGAAAATCCAGTTCTCCTTGAGGGCATCCGCGTTGTCGATCTGACAACCGTGGTCTTCGGCCCTTATGCCACCCAGATCATGGCGGATCTCGGCGCAGACGTGATCAAGGTCGAGGCGCCCGGCATTGGCGATGCGTTTCGCTGGTCGGCAAGAGCAGCGGTGACGCCGGGCATGGCACCGGCATGGATGGCGCTCAACCGTGGCAAGAAGTCCGTTGCCCTCGACCTGAAGGACGAGGCCGACCGCGCCATCATGCTCAAACTGCTGCGCGATGCAGACGTGTTCGTGGTGAACGTGCGGGGCAAGGCGCTCGAGCGGATCGGGCTGGATTACGAGGCGGTCAAGGCCGTCAATCCCGGATTGATCTACGTCCATTGCGTCGGCTTTGGTCAGGACGGTCCCTATGCCGACCTGCAGGCCTACGATGACGTGATCCAGGCGGCGACCGGCACGGCGACGCTGTTGCCTCGTGTCGATGGCAACCCGCGCCCGCGCTATCTCCCGTCGCTGATCGCCGACAAGGTGGCAGGCCTGCATGCCGCCTATGCAGCAATGGCCGCTATCGTGCACAAGCAGCGGACAGGCGAAGGGCAAAGGGTGGAAGTGCCGATGTTCGAGGTGTTTTCAAGCTTCATGCTGCTTGAACACCTTGGCGGCAAGACGTTCGACCCACCCAACGGGCCTGCGGGCTATGCACGACAGATCGATCCCGATCGCCAGCCTTTCCCGACAGCCGATGGCTGGATCAGCATCGTTGCCTATACCGACGATGCCTGGATACGCATCTTCGCGCTGCTCGGGCAGCCGGACTTCCTGGATCAGGAGCACCTCTCGACGCCGCAACTTCGGTTGAAGGCCCAGCCCGAACTGTATCAGGCGATAGCGCGGTTCACCCCAGCCTTGCCGACTGCGGAGATCTTGGCGCGGTGCCATGCAGCCCAGATCCCCGCGCAAGCGGTACGCGATCTGGCCGACGTGATGGATGATCCGCATCTGCAGGAGACAGGGTTCTTCCGCCGACGCCAGCACCCGGTGGAGGGCGCATACTTCGAGCAGGCCGCTCCGGTGCGTTTTGCGGTGTCCGGAAATGGTAAACCGGCACTCTTCCCGCCAGTGGCCGGTGCCAACAGTGAGGAGGTCAGGGTTCACGGATGGCAGGCTTTTTCAGCCACTAAAGATGGTTAA
- a CDS encoding acetyl-CoA acetyltransferase produces MPLSENTPVIVGVGQFVERIDEPGYVGLSFADLAAAAARAALADTQAGPAVAALVQAVGSIRTFEESGAMQVPFGRADKLPLAVARRLGIKPEVAILEKVGGQSPLALLADLGNRIAAGAVSAALMFGSEAISTVRHLVAKGEMRDWAESDDPDAMGVQWIDKGLGFEGTLSATSIAHGIRAPVTAYALCENARRARLGLSREAYGREMGNLFAPFTNVAAGNPYSAGAVKPMNAAEIATPGERNRMICDPYPLKLVSRDQVNQAAALVVMSAKAARGAGVPEDRWIYLHGAALANERELLERPDIGAYPAANAAIAAALSQANATADAIAAFDFYSCFPVPVFNAAIDGLGLAADDPRGLTVTGGLPYFGGAGNNYSTHALASMVEVLRGKPGAKGLVGLNGGFQSKYGAAVLSSEPREWPGCQSAELQAQLDAVPMATMAVAAQGQGRIGTFTVIFAKGVPEQAIVIGELDTGGRFVATTRDATTVATMLESDPLGRRVVITPGDKRNSFAFD; encoded by the coding sequence ATGCCCCTGTCGGAAAACACCCCGGTCATTGTCGGGGTTGGCCAGTTCGTCGAACGGATCGACGAGCCCGGATATGTCGGCCTGTCGTTTGCCGATCTTGCGGCTGCGGCAGCCCGCGCGGCTCTTGCCGATACGCAAGCAGGTCCGGCGGTCGCTGCGCTGGTGCAAGCGGTCGGTTCAATCCGGACGTTCGAGGAATCAGGCGCCATGCAGGTTCCGTTCGGCCGGGCCGACAAGCTGCCGCTGGCAGTTGCCCGAAGGCTTGGCATCAAGCCTGAGGTCGCGATCCTCGAGAAGGTGGGGGGACAGTCTCCGCTGGCCCTGCTGGCCGATCTTGGGAATCGCATCGCGGCAGGTGCCGTGTCCGCAGCCTTGATGTTCGGCAGCGAGGCGATTTCGACGGTGCGCCATCTCGTGGCCAAGGGTGAGATGCGGGACTGGGCCGAGAGCGATGACCCCGATGCGATGGGTGTGCAGTGGATCGACAAAGGCCTGGGCTTTGAAGGTACGCTTTCGGCCACTAGCATAGCCCATGGCATTCGCGCACCGGTTACGGCCTATGCCTTGTGCGAGAATGCGCGCCGAGCGCGGCTGGGGCTGTCGCGCGAAGCCTATGGCCGCGAAATGGGGAACCTGTTCGCGCCGTTCACGAATGTTGCGGCAGGAAATCCCTACAGCGCAGGCGCGGTCAAGCCGATGAACGCCGCGGAGATTGCCACCCCCGGCGAGCGCAACCGGATGATCTGCGATCCCTATCCGCTGAAGCTCGTCTCCCGCGATCAGGTGAACCAGGCAGCGGCGCTGGTGGTGATGTCGGCCAAGGCGGCGCGCGGGGCCGGAGTGCCCGAAGACAGGTGGATCTATCTTCATGGGGCCGCCCTGGCCAACGAGCGAGAACTGCTGGAACGGCCGGATATCGGGGCCTATCCCGCTGCAAATGCTGCCATCGCCGCCGCGCTGTCGCAGGCGAACGCCACCGCGGACGCAATCGCAGCGTTCGACTTCTACTCCTGCTTCCCCGTTCCGGTGTTCAATGCCGCGATAGACGGGCTGGGCCTTGCGGCAGACGATCCGCGCGGTCTGACAGTTACCGGCGGCCTTCCCTACTTCGGCGGCGCGGGCAACAACTACTCCACCCATGCGCTGGCGAGCATGGTCGAGGTCTTGCGCGGCAAGCCTGGAGCCAAGGGTCTGGTTGGCCTGAACGGAGGCTTCCAGTCCAAGTATGGTGCAGCGGTACTGTCCAGCGAACCGCGTGAATGGCCGGGGTGCCAGAGTGCGGAACTGCAGGCGCAACTTGATGCCGTGCCGATGGCCACCATGGCGGTTGCAGCGCAAGGGCAGGGCCGCATCGGCACATTTACGGTGATTTTTGCCAAAGGCGTGCCCGAGCAGGCCATCGTGATCGGCGAACTCGACACAGGTGGGCGCTTCGTTGCCACCACGCGCGATGCCACCACCGTTGCCACGATGCTGGAGAGCGATCCGCTCGGCAGGCGCGTCGTGATTACGCCTGGTGACAAGAGAAACAGCTTTGCGTTTGACTGA
- a CDS encoding AraC family transcriptional regulator: MMESETGLAHSSAMRQFAHFAEVSGLDLRSLCPPDVFAHVEQANEAEWLPASAHVDVLQAAAIASGREDLGVAFSMWCNVRGFGPISLLWDHCTTLDEATRITRRYMHLESAAMRSSTDITGHEAALRHVLMVPARFGGSQFLQATLTLQLRITRMLLGEEWTPIRLELDHPAPQSSRYHQAVFRCPIEFGSDRCALVFRKSDLHRPSQRANPNMVRYLERQLAQADSQWPGDLMQQVRYFIATNLTERRANLPHVAGLAGLSPQSLQRRLAERGTSFAVILEQVRKHTADEYFRTARRPNLTELSHRLGYTDASAASRFLRQHMSTGARALMAQARPRKGPDGQSINA, translated from the coding sequence ATGATGGAATCGGAAACCGGTCTCGCACATTCCAGCGCCATGCGTCAGTTCGCCCACTTCGCGGAGGTTTCAGGGCTCGACCTTAGAAGCCTTTGCCCTCCTGACGTGTTCGCCCACGTGGAACAGGCCAACGAGGCGGAATGGCTGCCGGCAAGCGCCCATGTCGACGTTCTGCAGGCAGCTGCGATCGCATCGGGCCGCGAGGACCTCGGCGTGGCGTTCTCGATGTGGTGCAACGTGCGCGGCTTTGGCCCGATCAGCCTGCTGTGGGATCATTGCACCACGCTCGACGAGGCGACCCGGATAACGCGACGCTACATGCACCTCGAAAGCGCGGCGATGCGTTCGAGCACTGACATCACCGGCCATGAGGCGGCCTTGCGCCATGTGCTCATGGTTCCGGCACGGTTCGGCGGTTCCCAATTCCTGCAGGCTACGCTGACGCTCCAGTTGCGCATCACGCGAATGCTGCTTGGCGAGGAGTGGACGCCGATCAGGCTGGAGCTGGATCATCCGGCGCCGCAGAGTTCGCGATACCATCAGGCGGTGTTCCGCTGTCCGATCGAGTTTGGATCCGATCGCTGCGCGCTGGTCTTCCGCAAGTCTGACCTGCATCGGCCTTCGCAGCGAGCCAATCCCAACATGGTTCGCTACCTTGAGAGGCAGTTGGCCCAGGCCGACAGCCAGTGGCCCGGCGACCTGATGCAGCAGGTGCGCTACTTCATCGCCACCAATCTCACCGAGCGGCGCGCAAACCTGCCTCATGTCGCGGGGCTTGCCGGTCTTTCGCCGCAGAGCCTTCAGCGCCGCCTCGCGGAACGGGGCACGAGCTTTGCGGTCATTCTCGAACAGGTACGCAAGCACACTGCCGACGAGTACTTCCGCACTGCGCGAAGGCCCAACCTGACCGAACTGTCGCATCGCCTGGGCTATACCGATGCCAGCGCGGCAAGCCGCTTCCTGCGCCAGCATATGTCGACCGGAGCGCGGGCCCTGATGGCGCAAGCGCGCCCGCGCAAGGGCCCCGACGGTCAGTCGATAAATGCCTGA
- a CDS encoding TonB-dependent receptor encodes MKALYLRNAALAAIVASAAVPNLAHAQQAEEQSATGLAEIIVTAQRRTENLQDVPIAITAANAETLAQARVENVANIQAISPSISFRVTNIATSSANLIIRGLGTTGNSRSFEGSVGVFIDGVYRTRAAAALQNFLDIDNLQVLRGPQGTLFGKNTTAGALLLASASPSLNDVNGAVEVTYGNYDTLIARGAINAPLSDKVAFRIAGLASSADGFFTDSTTGQSLNDNKTRAVKAQLLFEPSEDLTVRLIGDYSHSQGNCCYATSAFIDGPTQPIIDLLTLYQPASSQQFLGVLAGLIPASSMTPTGRKLPARDPSKFEQTLNGNGQQEIEDYGGTMLIDAQVGEGTLKSVTAVRKFTVDQRDLDPDFSGADIFRYNESFSSRFISQELTYNTKIPALNAEAVFGLFFSDEKLKMGRSLPWANQAQFYWDAIFASLGVAPGTANAAPGTWTTERMGGTAKSYAGFAHLDFAVNDKFNVIAGVRYSIEKKRGFFNNAFYRPNPTDVFTLLGIAPSPAYDATTTNKALSGTLGLQYRPNDDIMLYATYNRGFKAGGVNMDVNAAGTLINNAAVYNALPAAIRIGFFGNAPAQAPLNPRYKPEKVNAFEVGGKFQYLDGRARTNIAFFYYDLSDLQIAQFIGLRFTVLNAKSAKDYGLEIENLFQITDSLTLGLDGTWIPHAQYGKDSNIDPVLSGSRFRFSPKFSGNATLNLDQPVNDNLSVLARVQAQYQSRQLISTATSAEQGAVTLVNANLGFKLPKTGLLIEGWVQNLFDKTWFTQSFPTPLQTGDQNAYPGSPRTYGIRVRASF; translated from the coding sequence TTGAAAGCATTGTACTTGCGTAACGCAGCACTGGCCGCAATCGTCGCCTCGGCCGCCGTGCCGAACCTCGCGCACGCCCAGCAGGCCGAGGAGCAGTCTGCCACCGGCCTCGCCGAAATCATCGTGACGGCGCAGCGCAGGACCGAGAACCTTCAAGACGTGCCGATCGCGATAACGGCGGCCAACGCCGAAACCCTCGCGCAGGCGCGCGTCGAAAACGTCGCCAACATTCAGGCCATCAGCCCCTCGATCAGCTTCCGCGTCACCAACATCGCAACGTCGAGCGCGAACCTCATCATCCGTGGCCTTGGCACGACCGGCAACAGCCGCTCGTTCGAAGGTTCGGTCGGCGTTTTCATCGACGGGGTCTATCGCACCCGCGCGGCAGCGGCGCTGCAGAACTTCCTCGACATTGACAACCTGCAGGTGCTGCGCGGCCCGCAGGGCACATTGTTCGGCAAGAACACTACTGCCGGCGCGCTGTTGCTCGCCTCGGCATCGCCATCGCTCAACGACGTCAATGGTGCCGTTGAAGTGACCTACGGCAATTACGATACGCTGATTGCCCGCGGCGCCATCAACGCTCCGCTTTCCGACAAGGTGGCATTCCGCATCGCCGGACTCGCCTCATCGGCCGATGGCTTCTTTACCGACAGCACCACCGGCCAGAGCCTCAACGACAACAAGACCCGCGCGGTCAAGGCGCAGTTGCTGTTCGAACCGAGCGAGGATCTCACCGTCCGCCTGATCGGCGATTACTCACACAGCCAGGGCAACTGCTGCTACGCCACCTCGGCGTTCATTGATGGTCCGACCCAGCCGATTATCGACCTGCTGACGCTCTACCAGCCGGCCAGCAGCCAGCAGTTCCTCGGCGTGCTTGCCGGCCTGATCCCGGCCTCGTCGATGACGCCGACCGGCCGCAAGCTGCCCGCGCGCGATCCTTCCAAGTTCGAGCAGACCCTGAATGGCAACGGCCAGCAGGAGATCGAGGATTACGGCGGCACCATGCTGATCGACGCTCAGGTTGGCGAAGGGACGCTGAAGTCCGTCACGGCTGTGCGCAAGTTCACCGTCGACCAGCGCGATCTCGACCCTGATTTCTCGGGCGCTGACATCTTCCGCTACAACGAAAGCTTCTCCAGCCGCTTCATCTCGCAGGAACTGACCTACAACACCAAGATTCCGGCGCTCAACGCCGAGGCGGTCTTCGGCCTGTTCTTCTCGGACGAGAAGCTCAAGATGGGGCGCAGCCTGCCTTGGGCCAACCAGGCGCAGTTCTACTGGGATGCGATCTTCGCCAGCCTCGGCGTCGCGCCGGGCACCGCTAACGCCGCCCCCGGCACGTGGACCACCGAGCGCATGGGCGGCACGGCCAAGTCCTATGCAGGCTTTGCCCACCTCGATTTCGCGGTGAACGACAAGTTCAACGTCATCGCTGGCGTGCGCTACTCGATCGAGAAGAAGCGCGGCTTCTTCAACAACGCCTTCTATCGCCCGAACCCGACGGATGTGTTCACCCTGCTCGGCATCGCCCCGTCGCCGGCATACGACGCCACGACGACCAACAAGGCGCTTTCGGGCACTCTTGGCCTTCAGTACCGTCCAAACGACGATATCATGCTCTATGCAACGTACAACCGCGGCTTCAAGGCGGGCGGCGTCAACATGGACGTCAACGCGGCGGGCACGCTGATCAACAACGCGGCTGTCTACAATGCCCTGCCCGCCGCCATCCGCATCGGCTTCTTCGGCAATGCGCCGGCACAGGCCCCGCTCAACCCGCGCTACAAGCCGGAGAAGGTCAACGCATTCGAAGTCGGCGGCAAGTTCCAGTACCTCGACGGACGCGCCCGCACCAACATCGCCTTCTTCTACTATGACCTGTCCGATCTCCAGATCGCGCAGTTCATCGGGCTGCGCTTCACCGTGCTCAATGCCAAGTCGGCAAAGGACTACGGCCTCGAAATCGAGAACCTGTTCCAGATCACCGACAGCCTGACGCTCGGCCTCGATGGCACGTGGATCCCGCATGCCCAGTACGGCAAGGATAGCAACATCGACCCGGTCCTGTCGGGCTCGCGCTTCCGCTTCAGCCCGAAGTTCTCCGGCAATGCCACGCTGAACCTGGACCAGCCGGTCAACGACAACCTTAGCGTGCTGGCCCGCGTGCAGGCGCAGTACCAGAGCCGCCAGTTGATCAGCACGGCCACTTCGGCCGAACAGGGCGCGGTGACCTTGGTCAACGCCAATCTCGGGTTCAAGCTGCCCAAGACCGGCCTGCTGATCGAAGGCTGGGTGCAGAACCTGTTCGACAAGACGTGGTTCACCCAGTCCTTCCCGACGCCGCTCCAGACCGGCGATCAGAACGCCTATCCGGGCTCGCCACGCACCTACGGCATCCGCGTCCGCGCTTCGTTCTGA